The window ATTGACGACCTCTTGCGCGAGCTCACGCTTCTGAGCCAGCACGGTCTGCGACGTTCCGGGAGAGAGACGTTCGCGTTCCCTCATCGCGAAGGCGTCCTCTAGACGCTCGAGAGCGGCGTCGACGTGCTCGGTCGAATACCCGCCCTTCTGCATAGCAAATGCCACACGCCGAATATCTTCTGCGCTGACGGCAGAATATTCACCGCGCTCGGCCGTGTAGGCCCGGCGAGCATCCTCGAGGAAATCTTCGACCTGCTCGATGTCGTAGCCAAAACGGGATCTACGTGTTTTCGGGAAGGTAGCGCTCACGCCTCCATTGTGCCCTACCGTCGCTGGAGAACGCGTGCGGCACTCAGGCGAAGAGGTAGAAGAGCACGTATGCCGCCGCGGCGCTCGGCAGCATCGAGTCGAGCCGGTCGAGGAACCCGCCGTGCCCGGGCAGCCACGTACTGATGTCTTTAATGCCCAGGTCGCGCTTGATGAGCGACTCGACAAGATCGCCGATGGTCGCAGTGAACACCAACGCCAATCCGAAGATCACCCCAAGCCACCACGGCTTGCCCAGCATCAACACCATGAGCAGGATCCCGGCGATCTGCGTGGCGACGACAGCGCCAGCGAACCCCTCCCACGTTTTGGCGGGGCTGATGTTCGGCGCCATTTTGTGCCTGCCGAAGGTAAGGCCGCTCGCATAGGCTCCGACATCGGCAGCAACAACCGCGATGATGAACGCCAAGGTCCACCATTCACCGCCGTCCTGGGCCGTGAGAAGCACGGCGAATCCCGCGAGAAACGGAATGTACACCTGCACCAGGGTGCTGGCGCCAATGTCTTTGAGAAGATCCTTGGCCGATGTGCGCCGCGAAGGGATCAACGCCTCGGCAAGCCGCCACAACACCACAATGGCGACGCCCCCGAGAAAGACGAACCATTTGCCGTCTGCCCCCCAATAGAAGGCAGCGGGAACCGTGGCGACAGCGACCACCACCGTGGGGAGGCGGGGAACATTGCGACCGGCGAAGCGCAGAGCGCTCGCCAGTTCGAACGACGTGAACGCCACGAGCGCGCCTGCGAACACCAGGAACAGCTCTTTGACCACCATCAGGCTTAGCAACAGAAGCGCGCCAAGCACCAGGCCAATACCGGTCGCCGCAAGTAGGTTCCGGCCGGCCTTGGCCTCAATGCGTTCGTTCGTCGCCTCTAGCTGTGCGCGCGTCGCCTCCAGCTGAGCCTTGAGCTCATCAGCAGTGGCGTGGGCGCGCTCTCCGATTTCGCCGCGACCGTGGCGGCGTCGAGGAGGCAGCGGAGCGGAGTTGGGGTCATCCGGCAGCTCAGCCATTTAGACCTCGAGTAGCTCGGCTTCCTTCTTCTTCAACGCGTCGTCGATGGCATCGATGTGGGTCTTGGTGAGGGCCTCAAGCTCCTTCTCCCCGCGGGCAAGCTCATCGTCGCCGACCTCGCCCTTGAGGGCATCCAGGTCGTCCTTGGCCTTGCGGCGCACGTTGCGAATCGAAACGCGTGCATCCTCAGCCTTGGCCTTGACGAGCTTGACGTACTCCTTGCGGCGATCTTCTGTGAGCTCGGGCAGCACAGCGCGGATGATGTTGCCGTCGTTGCCGACGTTGGCACCCAAGTGCTGGGCGGCAACAATGGCCTTTTCGATGTCCTTGAGTGCACCCTTGTCGAACGGGGTGATCACCAGCATCCGCGCCTCTGGGTTGTTCATGGTCGACAGCTGACCCAGCGGGGTCGGGGTGCCGTAGTAGTCCACGAGGAGCTTCTGAAACAGCGCCGGGTTTGCGCGGCCTGTGCGCACATTGGCGAAGTCGTCCTTTGCCGCTTCGACCGACTTGCCCATCTTGTCTTTGGCCTCAGCCAGAACTTCGCTAATCACTGCAACTCCTTCGTGTCTGCTGAAAGTTTACCGGCACGTCGTCGACTAATTGCTGACCCGCGTGCCAATGACATCGCCACGGATAGCGGCGGCAACGTTGCCGGCCGGCTGCATGCCGAAGACGACCATCGGCATACCGTTATCCATGCACAGGCTAAAAGCGGTCGAGTCGACCACCTTGAGGCCCTGCACGAGCGCCTCCTGATAGGTGACACGCTCCAGCTTCGAGGCGTCTGAATTCTTGCGGGGGTCGTCGTCATAGACACCATCTACCCCGTTCTTAGCCACGAGCACGACATCCGCGTCGATCTCCAAAGCGCGTTGGGCGGCCACCGTGTCGGTAGAGAAGTATGGGAGTCCGGCGCCAGCGCCGAAAATGACAACTCGCCCCTTCTCCAGGTGGCGCTCGGCCCGCAGAGGGATGTACGGCTCGGCTACCTGAGTCATGGTGATCGCCGACTGCACCCGCGTCGCCGCGCCAGCCTGCTCGAGAAAATCCTGGAGAGCGAGGGCGTTCATCACAGTGCCCAACATGCCCATGTAGTCGGCGCGGCCGCGGTCCATGCCGCGCTGGCTGAGCTCGGCGCCACGGAAGAAGTTGCCTCCGCCGACGACGATCGCCACCTCAACCTCGGCGGCAGCCTCGGCGATCTCGCGCGCCAGACCACTAACAACATCGGGATTGACGCCGAGCTGCCCTCCGCCGAAAGCCTCACCCGAAAGCTTGAGGAGAACCCGTCGCTTGCCCGTCACCGATGTCATTTTTTCTCCCTCAAAATTTCGTTCCAGGTTATTCGGTTGTTCATAGAAAAGGGGGTCCGAGTCGCTCAATGCGTCTCGGACCCCCTCGTCAGTCTTTAGTACTAAGCGCCGACCTTGAAGCGGGCGAAGCTGGTCACCGTAATGCCAGCATCCTGAGCAACCTTGCCGACCGAAACCTTGTTGTCGCGAGCGTAGTCCTGCTCAAGCAGAGCAACCTGCTTGTAGTAGGCGCCGAGGCGACCCTCAATGATCTTCGGAAGCGCAGCCTCAGGCTTGCCCTCGCCGCGGCTGATCTCCTCGACAATGCGACGCTCGTTCTCAACGTCGTCGGCCGGAACATCCTCGCGAGCGAGAACGGCAGGGTTGGCGAACGAGATGTGCTGCGCGATACCGCGAGCGGTCTCGGCGTCGTCACCCGTGTAGCCGACGACAACGCCGATCTGCGGGGGGAGGTCCTTGCTGGTCTTGTGAAGGTAGATCTCGACCTTGTCGGCCTCGATAACCGAAACACGACGAAGCTCGAACTTCTCACCGATAACGGCGGCCTCTTCGTTGATGAGGTCGGCAACCGTCTTGCCGTCGACGGGGGCCGCGAGGGCCTCCTCAACGGTGGACGCACCGGCCGCAGCAACAGCGTCAAGCACCTTCTCGCTGAGTGCGACGAACTTGTCACCCTTGGCGACGAAGTCGGTCTCGCAGGCGAGCTCGATCATGGTTGCGCGTCCGCCATCGGCCTTGGCCGCGACGATGCCCTCGCTCGTGGAGCGGTCGGCACGCTTCGCGTTGCCCTTCGCACCCTTGAGGCGAAGCAGCTCGGTGGCCTTCTCGAGGTCACCGCCTGCCTCAACGAGAGCGTTCTTGGTGTCAACCATGCCGGTGCCGAGGCGCTCGCGCAGGGTCTTAATGTCTTCCAGGCTGAAATCGGCCATGTGAACTCCTAGAGATTCGAGATCGGTTAGAGCGATGCTTACTTGGCGTCTTCGGCAGGAGCCTCGGCGGGAGCCTCAGCTTCGACAACGGCCTCAGCTTCAACAACGGCCTCAGCCGTCTCGACGACCTCGGCAACGGCCTCTGCGGTCTCAGCGACGGCTTCGGGGGCTGCAGCGGTCTCGGCACCGGCGAGAAGCTCGGCCTCCCACTCGGCGAGCGGCTCGACGGCAGAAACGTTGCCGTTGCCCTCTTCGGTCTTCTGGTGGCGCTGGATGAGGCCCTCAGCAGCAGCGTCCGCGATGATGCGCGTCAGCAGGCCGACCGAGCGGATGGCGTCGTCGTTACCCGGAATCGGGTACTGAACCTCGTCGGGGTCGCAGTTGGTGTCGAGGATGCCGATGACCGGGATGCCAAGCTTGCGCGCCTCGTCAATTGCGAGGTGCTCCTTCTTGGTGTCGACAACCCAGATCGCCGAAGGCGTCTTGGTGAGGTTGCGGATTCCACCGAGCGACTTGTGCAGCTTGGTGAGCTCGCGCTTCTTGATCAGGAGTTCCTTCTTGGTGAAACCCTTGGTCGTGTCGTCGAAGTCGAGCTCCTCGAGCTCCTTCATGCGAGCGAGCCGCTTGCTGACCGTCTGGAAGTTGGTGAGGAGGCCACCGAGCCAACGCTGGTTGACGTAGGGCTGGCCGACGCGCTGAGCCTGCTCGGCAATGGCGTTCTGGGCCTGCTTCTTCGTACCGACGAAGAGGATGGTGCCACCGTGGGCGACCGTCTCCTTGACGTAGTCGTACGTGCGGTCGATGTACGCAAGCGACTGCTGAAGGTCGATGATGTGGCTGCCAGAACGCTCGGTGAGGATGAAGCGCTTCATCTTCGGGTTCCAACGGCGGGTCTGGTGACCAAAGTGCACGCCGCTGTCGAGCAGCTGGCGAATGGTAACAACGGCCATAGCCGTCTCCTTTTCTCGCACGGCAAAACCGTGCTTATTCTCAGTTGTCATCGCGCCGGTTAGCGCAGATCCTGGTGCCCTGCCCGCATCCACCCCTGCTTAGAGCGGGGACTGAAGGATGTTGGCCTCAACGGGCACGCGTAGTCATCCCGAATGCACGGGATGCGGAATCAATGATAGCACCGGCGCGGTCGCGTCTTGCGCACGGAGAACGGTGGATGCTCCCCTCCCCCGAGGCCCAAGTTCTGGACCCTCCACATCTGCGACGGACCCGACGCATCAAGCGCGAAACGAGGGGCACTCTCTATGCATGTCGCCCCCGTCGCCCAGCAGATTGGCCCGGTCCGCCAGCCTGATTCTCACGACGAGCCTTGTCATTGCTGCCCCGCTCGGCTCCCCCTCGACGGTGGCGGTGCAGAGAACAATGGAGGCGGGGGCGACACCCCACCTGGCAGCCGCTTCGATTGCGCGATGGAGTTGGCCTGTCGAGGGGCCGCGCACCATTCTCCGTCACTACGCAGCGCCGGCCACCCGGTATGCCTCAGGCCATCGTGGCATCGATATTGCTGCCCCCGAAGGCGCGCCGGTTCTGGCCCCCGCTGCCGGCGTAGTGCACTTCGCCGGAGTTGTCGTGGATAGGCCTGTGATCTCGGTGCGACATCCCGGCGGCCTGATCTCCAGCTATGAACCCGTGGAAACCGAGCTGCAGCCCGGCGATGTGGTTGCATCGGGGCAACAGATCGGCGCAGTGTCGGTGTACTCGCACGCCGAGAGTGAAGCAGAAGGGGCCGCGGCGCATTGCCGCGACCCCTGCCTGCACTTTGGAGTTCGTCGTGATGGGGACTACATCTCCCCGATGCTCTATCTCGCTAGCATCGCCCGCTCGGTGCTGCTCCCCACTCGGCAGCTCCGTCACGCTGACTCACGGCAACGTTTTCTAGGCCGCGGACGTTCCGAGGATCTCGACGACGAAGACGATCGTGTCCGTGCCACTGATACCCGCATTGGCGTTTCCGCCGGATCCGTAGCCGTACTCAGCGGGAATCACTACGACGAGCTGGGTCCCTACGGCCTGACCCACCAGCGCAGAGCCGAAGCCGGGGATGACGGCGTTCGTGGCGAAGGAGGCAGGCTCGCCGCGCTCCCATGACGAGTCGAACGATTCGCCGGTGCTCCAGTTGATTCCCGTGTAGTTCAGCTCGACGGTGTCACCTTCGGAAACAACGTCTCCATCGCCCTGCTTGAGGATCGCCAACTGAAGGTTCTTGGGGGCGTCTCCCTCGGGGATGGTCACGGCCGGGACACCATCCGCACCAAACTCGACTGTTGGCATCCCGGAGGCGTCGGGTTCCACCGTCTTCATGTCGGCAGCAGCATCAATTGCCTCTGTCACCTCTTTGACGTCGATCACGAAGACCATGGCATCGTCTGCGCCGATTTCGAGATCGGCGAGCCCCTCGTCGCCGAAGGCGTCGGCAGGTGGCACCACAGCAACGACGCGGTCGCCGGCCACAGAGCAGTTGAGCGCCCGCACGATGCCCGCTAAGAACTGTGTCTCGTCGACGATGAAGCCAACAGCCTCACCCTCGGCGCCGAATCCGGTGGAGTCAACTTGCTCACCCGTGGTGCCGTTGTAGACGGTGTAGCTCGCGGCCACGGTGGCGCCCTGTTCGGCCTTGACCTTGCCGTCACCCTCGATCACGACGGTGCGCTCAGTGCGGTCAACACTCAAAGGGGATGTGAACTCCACGGTCGGCTCGGTGTCGAAGTCGCCTCCGACGTTAATCGAATCAGAGGCGCTGCCAGAGTCGGTGCATTTGTCGGTAATGGCAGCCGACCCCGAATCGCTAGCGGTATCGTCGCCTGCGCTGCACGCCGTAAGCGTGCCTATGGCCAGGATCGTTGCACCAAGGATGCCGAAAACGGTGCGGGGCAGAGTTGAAGAACGTGAAGACACAGAAAACTTTCGTTCGAGGAGAGGTGCGATAGACCTAAATCGTAGGGGCCCGGCATGAACGCTACCGAGGGTCTCCCTATGGATTGCCTGAATGCAGGCTATTTGCCTAGCGGCTATGCGCGGGGATGAGCCGATTGATAGCT is drawn from Salinibacterium hongtaonis and contains these coding sequences:
- a CDS encoding DivIVA domain-containing protein, translating into MSATFPKTRRSRFGYDIEQVEDFLEDARRAYTAERGEYSAVSAEDIRRVAFAMQKGGYSTEHVDAALERLEDAFAMRERERLSPGTSQTVLAQKRELAQEVVNRLARPRGDRFARVNLLADGYRRSEVDALCDRISDYLLTGAPLNLVDVRTAAFRPQRGGYREAQVDSLLDAVIDIIQSVD
- a CDS encoding phosphatidate cytidylyltransferase; the protein is MAELPDDPNSAPLPPRRRHGRGEIGERAHATADELKAQLEATRAQLEATNERIEAKAGRNLLAATGIGLVLGALLLLSLMVVKELFLVFAGALVAFTSFELASALRFAGRNVPRLPTVVVAVATVPAAFYWGADGKWFVFLGGVAIVVLWRLAEALIPSRRTSAKDLLKDIGASTLVQVYIPFLAGFAVLLTAQDGGEWWTLAFIIAVVAADVGAYASGLTFGRHKMAPNISPAKTWEGFAGAVVATQIAGILLMVLMLGKPWWLGVIFGLALVFTATIGDLVESLIKRDLGIKDISTWLPGHGGFLDRLDSMLPSAAAAYVLFYLFA
- the frr gene encoding ribosome recycling factor; this translates as MISEVLAEAKDKMGKSVEAAKDDFANVRTGRANPALFQKLLVDYYGTPTPLGQLSTMNNPEARMLVITPFDKGALKDIEKAIVAAQHLGANVGNDGNIIRAVLPELTEDRRKEYVKLVKAKAEDARVSIRNVRRKAKDDLDALKGEVGDDELARGEKELEALTKTHIDAIDDALKKKEAELLEV
- the pyrH gene encoding UMP kinase; translated protein: MTSVTGKRRVLLKLSGEAFGGGQLGVNPDVVSGLAREIAEAAAEVEVAIVVGGGNFFRGAELSQRGMDRGRADYMGMLGTVMNALALQDFLEQAGAATRVQSAITMTQVAEPYIPLRAERHLEKGRVVIFGAGAGLPYFSTDTVAAQRALEIDADVVLVAKNGVDGVYDDDPRKNSDASKLERVTYQEALVQGLKVVDSTAFSLCMDNGMPMVVFGMQPAGNVAAAIRGDVIGTRVSN
- the tsf gene encoding translation elongation factor Ts — translated: MADFSLEDIKTLRERLGTGMVDTKNALVEAGGDLEKATELLRLKGAKGNAKRADRSTSEGIVAAKADGGRATMIELACETDFVAKGDKFVALSEKVLDAVAAAGASTVEEALAAPVDGKTVADLINEEAAVIGEKFELRRVSVIEADKVEIYLHKTSKDLPPQIGVVVGYTGDDAETARGIAQHISFANPAVLAREDVPADDVENERRIVEEISRGEGKPEAALPKIIEGRLGAYYKQVALLEQDYARDNKVSVGKVAQDAGITVTSFARFKVGA
- the rpsB gene encoding 30S ribosomal protein S2 — its product is MAVVTIRQLLDSGVHFGHQTRRWNPKMKRFILTERSGSHIIDLQQSLAYIDRTYDYVKETVAHGGTILFVGTKKQAQNAIAEQAQRVGQPYVNQRWLGGLLTNFQTVSKRLARMKELEELDFDDTTKGFTKKELLIKKRELTKLHKSLGGIRNLTKTPSAIWVVDTKKEHLAIDEARKLGIPVIGILDTNCDPDEVQYPIPGNDDAIRSVGLLTRIIADAAAEGLIQRHQKTEEGNGNVSAVEPLAEWEAELLAGAETAAAPEAVAETAEAVAEVVETAEAVVEAEAVVEAEAPAEAPAEDAK
- a CDS encoding FKBP-type peptidyl-prolyl cis-trans isomerase, giving the protein MSSRSSTLPRTVFGILGATILAIGTLTACSAGDDTASDSGSAAITDKCTDSGSASDSINVGGDFDTEPTVEFTSPLSVDRTERTVVIEGDGKVKAEQGATVAASYTVYNGTTGEQVDSTGFGAEGEAVGFIVDETQFLAGIVRALNCSVAGDRVVAVVPPADAFGDEGLADLEIGADDAMVFVIDVKEVTEAIDAAADMKTVEPDASGMPTVEFGADGVPAVTIPEGDAPKNLQLAILKQGDGDVVSEGDTVELNYTGINWSTGESFDSSWERGEPASFATNAVIPGFGSALVGQAVGTQLVVVIPAEYGYGSGGNANAGISGTDTIVFVVEILGTSAA